In Nematostella vectensis chromosome 3, jaNemVect1.1, whole genome shotgun sequence, the genomic window CGTGTGTACGCCAAGAGCTGTACTTACGAGAGTTACTGCACGGCTAACAACACATTCTGCAAGAATATACATCAGGGCGGAGACCAGTGTCGTGTGCAATGTTGCGAGCCAGATCAGTGCaattttcagaaagggttcgCGCCAACAACACCTCCAACCAATGCGGATACAACACCGACACCTATTGATACAACAATATCATCAGCACCTACCACAACGAAACCTACAACCTCGTCAACGCCCACGAGTGCGACAAAGGGTTTGTCCACAGAGGGACCCTCTCCTGTCACCAAAGGCGTTGATGGTGCACTCTCACCCTACGGAGATGATAACGATGAGGATTGCGAATGGGTGAACGGCGTTATAAGCACCAGAGCTAGCAGCTTGCTAGTAGCATTAGCAATTTTAAGCTTTGTTATTGTGTGAAGGCAATGAAGGACACGCAAGCACTTCGATTTAGCAGTTTCGAGGAAAAACTCGTCAAATCAAtccaataaaaacattttgaaatcGGGCATAAACGTAGTCGTTTAAAAGGTAGAACTGTTCGCCGCATCACAGGGGCAGGACTCGCCGTTCGTCCgttctccattttgtttttaaacggccCCACGGCTTTCTGGGATTGACACATGGGAACCATAAAGCCttcttaaaatactttttttttttaaatttgcgcATATAATGTTTTCCAACCTCAGCAAGACTGCCGCACTTCCATTATCATTGGACGTATCATAACAGAGAAGCCCCTTGCACGTTTAAATACCGCTAATACTACTTTTATTTGGAATTTTAGTCAACCTTATTAAATGCTTCTAGTGTAACAACAAAAGGGAAGCCCCTGTGCTGGCCGcaatcttgtttttatttgtgataccgcTGTTATTCCTCACGGGCAAAATGTGAGCCCAGAGAAACCGCTGGCTAATGTTTCTGGAAATGCACAAGAGGCGAATATTATATGCAAAATAATGCCGATAATCATATGCAAAACCAATTAGCGCCTCCATCGCCGGGCTACGTAGACCCCTTCCCCAAAGTAGAAAGTACCAAAGGGAACCCGGTGTGCAGATGGAGCGGCAATAAAATATCACAGGGAGCCCCATTGGGGTTATCAATTCCATAGGGAATCCCGTCATCAGGATAAAACCGAGTAAGGATAAaataccacaggaagccccgTTATAAGTGAGGTTTGAGTAAGAGGACTTAAACCTTAAGCCTAAGTCAGTTCACCATCAGAATCCGATGGTCGACGACCGGAGTCCATCGGAATCCGGTTGACAGTATTGGACATGTGTGAAAGTGAAGAAGCGAAAAAAGCAATAGGACAGGGACAGAGGCATGTGCTAAGCTCGTAAAGTCTTGTGATTATAATGGTTGTCAAAGGTACACATGTGCACGGTGATTTAATATATGTTTTGCATAAATTATGTCCCCCTTAATCTAAACCATAGCAGCAAATGAAACTAAGGAACTAAAATAAAGGAATTTCAAGAAAGGaggacaaaaaaaattgtctcaGGGATGTAAAGGCGCGGTTCTTCAAAAAATCGTGACTAACACTTTACAGGCTGTCAAAACCTTTCAAAACAATCACAAGTAAAATAATGTAATACTTGTTTGAGTCAATCTATTTGCATTCCTCTAGTGCTGCGAAGGTATCGTATCGTATCGTCGGCCTTGAGAGCAGAAATGAGGACAAATCTTGTAGTTTTTTCCCTTTGCGTGTTGATTAGTCCAGGTATGTTTACAACACAAAAGGCAACACAAAAGTTACTTTATTATTAGTTTGATTATCATACATAGCAGTTTATTGTTACTTCAATTAACACAATGCGAGGACAGTGGACTGTAGGATGGTCCAGTTTACCCGTACCTTTACTTGTTCTAAATaatgaaatttgaaatttgtgtAGAATGGTAAATCTTTATATATAAAGATTATAATATGTCGCATGTGTCGCATTGTGtttaatcgtttttttttctctaaaacaTTTAACCATAGATAAATTACTTTTTCTGGTGTGTCGTCAAAATTTTCGGATATATTAATTGTCGCACACATTTTAGCGTTTTGCGCTGTTGTTTTAatgttgctgtttttgttgttctgTTTGTCGTTGTTCGatgtttttgctgtttttgttgtcCCTTTCCGGTAAGCGGAGTGTAAAAGGTTTTGTCATCGCTGAAGGCTACaatctttttgttgttgtttgtggcGCTGCGTTTACCATTACTCACACAGAAAACCCTTATAACTTGGTGAAAATGTGGGAGACCTATTTACAGTGTGATTACTCTGTGGCAACCGTCGTTTTTAATTATTGGCATCTCCTGTTCCTGAACTAAACGTTGGGTGCATTCTGTCCCTTCTTgaattagtttttttatatctccGTTCGCTTTGTTCTGTCGGATTATATGCGCTAAGTAACTAATGTTCGATGTCTTTCGCTGATGTTTCCTTTCAGCGCAGAATATAAAATACAAGGAAAACCTTCCAATATTACAAACGTCTAATATCTTTACGAATGGTgcaaatagaatcaaaaagcccaaactgtcgcgatctcgtaccagaacaatgaatacaatacaccaaaaactggaaatcgactctgccaaattttcgtctttaataagacttcttcagggcagagtctgccctgaagaagtcttattaaagacgaaaatttggcagagtcaatttccagtttttggtgtattgtattacGAATGGTGCAATATACAGTCATACGGTGTGTAAATATCTTCCATCCTTAATGCAATctttttcaaaagtaaaaCGTGCGTTTGAATTTATTTCGGCTATCGTCCAGAGACGCACATTTTCCAACATTCAAGGATGTGCAAATATGGATTTTCGTACTGTGGTGTTCACTGATATCGGTAATGTCCACTAATATTTGTGTACACTAGCTGTTTATTCCTTTCTCACCACTCTCACCTGCTGGATGTGCGCTAGATGGAGGCGCCAAGTATAATGTTCACTAAATATCAATGTAATGTGaactattgttctttttatctCGAAGTCGTTTCCCTTACTTGCTGGATGTGCGCTGGAGGCAGTGGTGACTCGTTCGAAGACTGTAACACGAGAAAAGTTGTCGAGAGCTGTGCGAGGTACCCCGAGCGTGGCGGGGAGACCGCGGAACGCTGCGCCTATTTCTCGTACGTCAGTGACATAACGGGCAAACTCGTATACGCAAAGAGCTGCACATACCCTTCCTACTGCAAGAGGACTGGTAACGAGTTTCAAACGTTTTGCGACAATGTAAAGGATGGAGCAAGTCGATGTAATGTGAGTAGGGCGAtcataatggtgatgatgatggcgatgatgatgatgattgttattgttgttgttgttgctgttggtggaggtggtggttaggatggtgatggtggtggtggtggtggtggtggtggtggtggtggtggtggtggtggtggtggtggtggtggtggtggcggtggtggtggtggtggcggttgtgataatgatggtggtggcggtggtggtggcggtggcggtggcggtggcggtggcggtggcggtggcggtggcggtggcggtggcggtggcggtggcggtggcggtggcggtggcggtggcggtggcggtggcggtggcggtggcggtggcggtggcggtggcggtggcggtggcggtggtggtgatggtggtggtggtgatggtgatggtgatggtgatggtgatggtgatggtgatggtggtggtggtggtggtggtggtgacaatgtgatagtgataatgacgATAATGGCGGTGTCATAGTGACGAAtgatggcggtgatgatgaagatgatgattattatttttatgattGATTGGTGTGATGGTCGTGTAATAATGATagttgatgatggtaatgataatgCTTATGCGAGTACGACACTGGTATTgatttattatcaattattatgcAAGGCCATGGCTGTTTTAAAATTCATATTAACTCACGGTAGGGAGGGCTGATATGACGAATATAATGAGAATGATGATCAACAGGATAACGTGCCTTCGTTGGAGCAGAAGAAAAACCTTTTCGGCTCTTTCCGCTGTTACATTGTAATAATTCCAAGATTAATTTGCTGTTTCCAGGTTGAGTGCTGCACAACAGACAACTGCAATGACCGCGTCCAATTTGTCAACGTCTCCGGTGGGACGCCTGTGGATGGAGAAGGGGATTGGTGCGAGTGGCTCGAGTCTGGGTCAGATGGTGCATTTCCATATATGGCTTTCATCTGCATAATGACCTTGGCTATGTATAAGTTCTTCTGATACGAATGACCTCTAGCTGTCAAGCTGTAGCTGGAAGGCTTGGCTAAACGTCAGCAAACCCGTCCATAAATTTGGATTTTCCTTGTATGAACAGGCTtgttctatagaaatcgaggtgtgAAGTCCCATTGTGAATTCAGAACGGGAATTCTGAAGTTGCTCCGTCTGATAGGGGGACTTGTCATTTCTTGTATTTGCtaaggggagggaggggcgCTATTTTCTATTCCCGTCtatactgggggagggggagggaggtttTATGACCTTGTATCTCTTCGCTTATTTGATTACTGTACAAATTTCGGCTAGAAGCTAGTGTTAGAATTGAATACTCTATCTTGTACAAATTAtgtattaaatattatttgtgTCCTGCTGACTGGCCCTGTAATTCAGCCCTTGGCTGCAAAAGGGTGTAATA contains:
- the LOC116603578 gene encoding uncharacterized protein LOC116603578 isoform X2 — its product is MSLQTHEVLRRYRIVSSALRAEMRTNLVVFSLCVLISPVVSLTCWMCAGGSGDSFEDCNTRKVVESCARYPERGGETAERCAYFSYVSDITGKLVYAKSCTYPSYCKRTGNEFQTFCDNVKDGASRCNVECCTTDNCNDRVQFVNVSGGTPVDGEGDWCEWLESGSDGAFPYMAFICIMTLAMYKFF
- the LOC116603578 gene encoding uncharacterized protein LOC116603578 isoform X3, whose protein sequence is MSLQTHEVVSLTCWMCAGGSGDSFEDCNTRKVVESCARYPERGGETAERCAYFSYVSDITGKLVYAKSCTYPSYCKRTGNEFQTFCDNVKDGASRCNVECCTTDNCNDRVQFVNVSGGTPVDGEGDWCEWLESGSDGAFPYMAFICIMTLAMYKFF
- the LOC116603578 gene encoding uncharacterized protein LOC116603578 isoform X1, whose translation is MKMKALRKDNNTTITINWRKNRPKMTKWVAFSAILVFLCTFNKVISLECWMCRGGAASFDLCDAIKEVQGCPPDQTRCATFSYANTTGFRVYAKSCTYESYCTANNTFCKNIHQGGDQCRVQCCEPDQCNFQKGFAPTTPPTNADTTPTPIDTTISSAPTTTKPTTSSTPTSATKGLSTEGPSPVTKGVDGALSPYGDDNDEDCEWVNGVISTRASSLLVALAILSFVIV